Proteins found in one Mytilus edulis chromosome 2, xbMytEdul2.2, whole genome shotgun sequence genomic segment:
- the LOC139511599 gene encoding toll-like receptor 13 has product MIKMIYFLVRYYYAFYLIMIITCTRRTFYQNEIVNKNRSPAYCKIIKNSFVCDGNKTMNRIPFIPSYINNLTIQNGIFSNVSRETFYNVENSSVKILKLKNCMIQLISKDAFKGLNKVIEFDLSGNNGLVPEVIAESLHSISVSRIERLYLTHMELTHLPMNMFAGLISTHISEIYLNHNFIKSLDGEVFRKLIHLRILDLSWTGISDFHYNFAGLSSLETLSLSGTWFSKVPNFCNGNQSYLPNLKRLDLDDSKIDSLFTPLTCLDNLRTLYLMELSLRVLNNNTFSKLTSLEVLNLDRLGTQLQRIEPEAFSSKSLKNLTFSVTSILYFNEYNIERFHPESLFFNCNQLEFLDLSDNRIQLTEYHWFQIFKPLKRLKELRLKNAKIEYLPTFKQNIFPVLEELNLASNRISSWKDSEPFDEMKYLRILNLRGNRISLINKTSFPESWNNGEGSLKTLLLVGNPFSCTCGLAWLRQWMDTTSAKNITTDKHVWRCSISNSKVLKYHPMRTFLCLVTYIIPSLMALFAILVTSFICYIFRFQIKLKLYRCKSRRDGYNLISNKGYVYDSFVAYSYNDLNWVKQHLIPKLETLHHLQLCIRDRDFRLGTVFSDHITENIEASRTCLLILSDNFARDKWCKFQLDIANHIGISRVDLSIIPLILKDISFNSLNESIYNVINNTDCMVWSEDGSASELFWKKVVECIPSSYTKNENRDSSASFSIQSFDSEILT; this is encoded by the coding sequence ATGATTAAGATGATTTACTTCCTGGTACGGTACTATTACGCATTCTATTTGATAATGATTATCACTTGTACAAGAAGAACGTTTTATCAAAAcgaaattgtaaataaaaatagaagTCCGGCATACtgcaaaataataaagaattcaTTTGTATGTGATGGGAATAAAACGATGAATAGAATACCATTTATTCCGAGCTATATCAACAATCTTACTATACAAAATGGTATTTTTTCTAATGTATCACGGGAAACGTTTTATAACGTAGAAAACAGTTCAGTTAAAattctgaaattgaaaaattgcatGATACAACTCATAAGTAAAGATGCTTTCAAAGGGTTAAATAAAGTGATTGAATTTGATTTGTCCGGTAACAATGGACTTGTTCCTGAAGTTATTGCTGAGAGTTTACATAGTATTTCTGTTTCAAGAATAGAAAGACTATATTTAACACATATGGAATTGACACACTTGCCAATGAACATGTTTGCCGGGCTTATATCGACACACATATCTGAGATTTATCTTAATCACAACTTTATAAAGTCTCTAGATGGTGAAGTCTTCAGGAAATTGATCCACTTACGCATACTAGATCTGTCATGGACAGGAATTTCTGACTTCCATTATAACTTTGCAGGATTATCAAGCTTAGAGACGTTATCACTCTCGGGTACATGGTTTTCCAAGGTCCCTAATTTCTGCAATGGAAACCAGAGCTATCTTCCGAATTTGAAACGACTTGATTTAGATGACAGTAAAATAGACTCTCTGTTTACTCCTTTAACGTGTTTGGATAATTTAAGAACTCTTTATCTAATGGAATTATCTCTTCGTGTACTTAACAACAACACCTTCTCAAAGCTGACATCCTTGGAAGTATTAAATTTGGATCGACTTGGAACCCAGCTTCAAAGAATAGAACCTGAGGCTTTTAGTAGTAAATCTCTGAAAAATCTGACGTTTTCCGTCactagtattctttattttaatgaatataaTATTGAAAGATTTCATCCAgaatcacttttttttaattgcaatcaATTGGAATTTCTTGACCTGTCTGATAATAGAATTCAGTTAACTGAATATCACTGGTTTCAAATTTTTAAACCATTGAAAAGATTGAAGGAACTCAGActaaaaaatgccaaaattgaatatttaccaactttcaaacaaaatattttccccGTGTTGGAAGAACTTAATTTGGCTTCAAATAGAATATCATCATGGAAAGATAGTGAACCTTTTgatgaaatgaaatatttgagAATTTTAAATCTACGTGGCAATCGTATTTCTTTAATCAACAAAACATCTTTTCCCGAATCATGGAATAACGGAGAAGGATCTTTAAAAACACTATTGTTAGTGGGAAATCCGTTTTCCTGTACCTGTGGACTAGCATGGCTAAGGCAATGGATGGATACTACTTCCGCCAAAAACATAACAACAGACAAACACGTATGGAGATGTTCTATTTCAAATTCTAAAGTATTGAAATATCATCCGATGCGAACATTTTTGTGTTTAGTTACATATATTATACCATCGTTGATGGCTCTCTTTGCAATATTGGTGACATCGTTTATATGCTATATATTTCGATTTCAAATAAAACTTAAACTGTACCGGTGTAAATCGAGGAGAGATGGTTATAACctgatatcaaacaaaggataTGTCTATGATAGTTTCGTAGCATATAGTTATAACGATCTCAATTGGGTAAAACAACACTTGATTCCCAAACTTGAGACCCTGCATCATTTACAGCTTTGTATACGGGATCGTGATTTCCGACTGGGGACAGTGTTTTCAGATCACATAACAGAAAACATTGAAGCAAGTAGAACATGTCTTCTTATACTGTCCGACAATTTTGCAAGAGACAAGTGGTGTAAGTTTCAGTTAGATATTGCAAACCATATTGGGATTTCCAGAGTTGATTTGTCTATTATACCTCTTATATTAAAAGACATAAGTTTTAATTCCTTAAATGAATCAATTTATAATGTAATAAACAATACGGATTGTATGGTATGGTCAGAAGATGGTTCAGCGTCAGAATTATTTTGGAAAAAAGTAGTCGAGTGTATCCCTTCAAGTTACACTAAGAATGAAAATCGCGACTCCTCCGCAAGCTTTTCTATACAGAGTTTTGATTCTGAAATTCTGACGTAA